The Desmonostoc muscorum LEGE 12446 genome includes a region encoding these proteins:
- a CDS encoding aromatic ring-hydroxylating oxygenase subunit alpha, translated as MKNNDNFFLRNIWYYALPSNQIKPGMMVSRVLLGEPVLLIRDRDGKVSAMTDICPHRGVPLSCGRFDGQEVECCYHGWRFNSGGGCTVIPSLVEDQQMDLSRFNVQSYAVREAQGNIWIYMPDGDRPEPPEMEIPVIPGFDERSSPQFVHVMRFPCFIDHAVVGLMDPAHSPYVHRAWWWRNEQLHEEVKQFDASPYGFTMRRHKLPANGGRLYLLIGGGVPETEISFRLPGIRVEETTIGKHRVVNLTTVTPISDTETEVTSAFYWTLSWPGFFKPLLHVLAETFLGQDRTVVEKQQIGLKYNPVLRLIKDSDMQAQWYYQLKREYARSISEKREFVNPVKGQILRWRA; from the coding sequence ATGAAAAATAACGATAACTTTTTCTTGCGTAATATTTGGTACTATGCTTTGCCTAGTAATCAGATTAAGCCAGGTATGATGGTTAGCCGCGTTTTGTTGGGAGAACCGGTGCTGTTAATTCGCGATCGCGATGGCAAAGTCTCAGCGATGACCGACATTTGCCCCCATCGTGGTGTACCCCTTAGTTGTGGTAGATTCGATGGACAGGAAGTGGAATGTTGCTACCACGGTTGGCGCTTTAACTCTGGTGGGGGGTGTACTGTCATACCGTCTCTTGTGGAAGATCAGCAGATGGATTTGAGTCGCTTCAATGTCCAATCCTATGCAGTCAGGGAAGCCCAAGGAAATATTTGGATATATATGCCCGATGGCGATCGCCCTGAGCCTCCTGAAATGGAGATTCCGGTGATTCCGGGATTTGATGAGCGATCATCGCCACAGTTTGTACACGTTATGCGCTTCCCCTGTTTTATCGATCATGCAGTGGTGGGTTTAATGGACCCCGCTCATTCACCTTATGTTCATCGAGCTTGGTGGTGGCGAAATGAGCAATTGCATGAAGAAGTGAAGCAATTTGATGCTTCGCCCTACGGCTTTACAATGCGGCGACACAAATTGCCAGCCAATGGGGGGCGATTATATTTGCTGATTGGTGGTGGTGTACCAGAAACAGAGATTTCTTTTCGTTTACCTGGAATCAGAGTCGAAGAAACTACAATTGGCAAGCATAGAGTCGTTAATTTAACGACAGTTACACCCATTTCAGACACAGAAACGGAAGTAACATCTGCTTTTTACTGGACACTTTCTTGGCCAGGCTTTTTTAAGCCACTGCTGCATGTTCTAGCGGAGACTTTCCTTGGTCAAGACCGAACAGTGGTGGAAAAACAGCAAATTGGACTCAAATATAATCCTGTGCTGCGATTAATTAAAGACTCAGACATGCAGGCGCAGTGGTACTACCAGTTGAAGCGAGAATATGCTCGGTCAATTTCAGAAAAACGGGAATTTGTCAACCCTGTTAAAGGTCAGATACTTCGTTGGCGTGCCTAA
- a CDS encoding oxygenase MpaB family protein: MLSSRWTRNTLDSYREIGDPQADSVIENIFGLNEVDAVNKLLKDIQNNDDLVAVEMPDELEDFLNTTDDWPSWADQEQIRLGQQLFSRYGMQMTMALFCWSLPSCYSCAKGAQVLSLTHRITKRVHQRLIETAQFVLDVMADGGLEPNGRGVRTAQKIRLLHTTIRYHMRQYPRWLAEYGVPINQEDLAGTMLSFALLPQVLTKLGLDFTTEEEAAFFHCWCVIGCIMGIQEDMLPRDVEDGKALWDAILAHHAAPSDAGRELTAALVDYMKERVPGKMFDGIVPTLIRDLCDERVVEAVGIERADWTRHFLRPLRWIFGVTDEMQDRSKVAARISGAFSRRLIEGLHYLEREGQKTEFTIPKSLQDNWGLNLREK; encoded by the coding sequence ATGTTATCAAGCCGATGGACCCGCAACACCCTAGACTCGTATCGTGAAATCGGTGATCCGCAAGCCGATTCCGTCATTGAGAATATCTTTGGGCTGAATGAGGTGGACGCTGTAAATAAACTCCTAAAAGACATTCAAAACAACGATGACTTGGTGGCAGTCGAAATGCCTGACGAGCTCGAAGATTTCCTCAATACCACAGATGACTGGCCTTCATGGGCGGATCAGGAGCAGATCCGGCTCGGCCAGCAACTGTTCTCGCGTTATGGTATGCAAATGACGATGGCGTTGTTTTGCTGGTCGTTGCCTTCGTGCTACTCCTGTGCCAAGGGAGCGCAGGTGCTGAGTTTGACACACCGGATCACCAAAAGGGTACATCAACGCCTCATCGAAACCGCGCAGTTTGTCCTCGATGTTATGGCCGATGGTGGGTTGGAGCCAAATGGTCGTGGGGTACGCACGGCTCAAAAGATCCGTCTGCTGCACACCACAATTCGCTACCACATGCGGCAATATCCCCGCTGGCTTGCTGAGTACGGTGTTCCCATTAACCAGGAAGACTTGGCTGGTACGATGCTATCCTTTGCACTCTTACCCCAGGTCTTGACCAAGCTGGGACTGGACTTTACCACGGAGGAAGAGGCCGCGTTCTTTCACTGTTGGTGTGTCATTGGCTGCATAATGGGAATTCAGGAGGACATGCTACCCCGTGATGTCGAGGATGGCAAAGCGTTGTGGGATGCGATACTCGCCCATCATGCAGCTCCGTCAGATGCCGGGCGAGAACTGACTGCTGCGCTGGTTGATTATATGAAGGAACGCGTTCCCGGCAAGATGTTCGATGGTATTGTTCCCACGCTCATCCGCGATCTCTGCGACGAACGGGTGGTTGAAGCGGTTGGTATCGAACGCGCCGATTGGACTCGGCACTTTTTACGTCCGCTGCGCTGGATTTTTGGAGTCACCGACGAGATGCAGGATCGCTCGAAGGTGGCGGCGCGGATCAGCGGCGCATTCTCACGCAGGCTGATTGAGGGACTGCATTACCTCGAGCGGGAAGGACAAAAGACGGAATTCACAATTCCCAAGAGCTTGCAGGATAACTGGGGGCTGAACCTCCGTGAGAAATAA
- a CDS encoding SDR family oxidoreductase, whose translation MTSASYIFLAGASRGVGWEIAQYLRAQQLKVKALLRTVTVASELEKIGIQIVQGDALNVGDVERAILADEPIDTIISTIGGLPTDTERPDYPGNKNLIDAAVKAGVQKFILVSSIGAGNSVSALSPQVLAALGTVLAEKNKAEEHLIASGLTYTIIRPGGLKSEPATGNGVLTEDPRIIGSINRADVAQLVCRCLNSNGADRKILSAVDRNMLFGQTEFAEFNLD comes from the coding sequence ATGACAAGTGCATCTTACATTTTTCTGGCTGGCGCAAGTCGCGGTGTTGGTTGGGAAATTGCCCAATACTTGAGGGCGCAACAGCTAAAGGTAAAAGCACTCCTGAGAACAGTAACAGTTGCTAGTGAACTAGAAAAAATCGGTATTCAAATAGTTCAGGGAGATGCCTTAAATGTTGGCGATGTAGAACGTGCAATATTAGCAGATGAACCTATTGACACTATTATCAGTACAATTGGCGGTTTACCAACAGACACAGAAAGACCAGATTACCCCGGGAATAAAAATCTGATTGACGCAGCAGTGAAAGCTGGAGTCCAAAAGTTTATTCTTGTGTCTTCCATTGGTGCTGGAAATAGTGTGAGTGCTTTGTCTCCTCAGGTTTTAGCAGCACTGGGTACAGTTTTAGCTGAGAAAAACAAAGCCGAAGAACACTTAATTGCCAGCGGACTGACTTACACCATCATCCGTCCTGGTGGACTCAAGTCAGAACCAGCAACAGGAAATGGCGTTTTAACTGAAGATCCGCGCATTATTGGTAGCATCAATCGCGCAGATGTAGCGCAGTTAGTTTGTCGCTGTTTAAATAGCAATGGCGCCGATCGTAAAATCTTGTCAGCAGTAGACCGAAATATGCTATTTGGGCAAACAGAATTTGCAGAATTTAATTTGGATTAA
- a CDS encoding response regulator transcription factor: MTQKILIVDDEPNILILMEQALENLEDEGVELLTARNGEEALEMIKTEKPNLVFLDVMMPKMNGLKVCQIVKHELQMTDIYIIILTAKGQEFDKQKGIEVGADLYLTKPFRPKEVLEKSMEVLGL; this comes from the coding sequence ATGACCCAAAAAATTCTGATTGTTGACGATGAACCCAATATCTTGATTTTGATGGAACAAGCCCTAGAAAATTTAGAAGACGAAGGGGTGGAACTTTTAACCGCTAGAAATGGTGAAGAAGCTCTCGAAATGATTAAAACTGAAAAGCCAAATCTGGTTTTTCTTGATGTGATGATGCCTAAAATGAATGGTTTAAAAGTCTGCCAGATTGTGAAACACGAGTTACAAATGACTGACATTTACATCATAATTTTGACAGCCAAAGGACAGGAATTTGATAAACAAAAAGGAATTGAGGTTGGTGCAGATTTATATTTGACTAAACCATTTCGCCCCAAAGAAGTACTTGAAAAATCAATGGAGGTGTTGGGATTGTGA
- a CDS encoding RMD1 family protein: MQKLLFDDKDRFRAQALFLGKKINLQKLENYVCLATMPVMVTVGEHGCAVLLGYGAVVLFNLEPGEKVAFLTKLSPQVSDSFTEPETEEVEVHLNIVESERVKEGKILLHEFSVERLQIVADILAKSVVLSHYETSLATVFDQIEPFAASLQSDNRSKRKSRELLRQLGTTLLVQHKIVGRVEIIDKPELLWESPQLENLYLRLEDEYEIRERHNALERKLELISQTAQIVLEFMQHSSSQRVEWYVVILIVVEILLSLYDIIFKG; this comes from the coding sequence ATGCAAAAACTTCTTTTTGATGACAAAGATCGCTTTAGAGCGCAAGCCCTATTCCTTGGTAAGAAGATTAACCTACAGAAATTGGAAAATTACGTTTGCTTGGCGACTATGCCAGTCATGGTTACAGTAGGTGAACACGGCTGTGCGGTGCTGCTGGGCTATGGTGCAGTTGTTCTGTTTAACCTTGAGCCTGGAGAAAAAGTAGCCTTTTTGACCAAACTATCCCCTCAAGTTAGTGATTCTTTTACTGAGCCGGAAACAGAAGAAGTAGAAGTTCATCTCAATATTGTCGAAAGTGAGCGAGTTAAGGAAGGAAAAATTTTACTGCATGAATTTAGTGTAGAGCGTTTACAGATAGTGGCTGATATTCTTGCTAAAAGTGTTGTTTTGTCTCATTATGAAACGAGTCTAGCAACTGTATTCGATCAAATTGAACCGTTTGCAGCTAGTCTCCAGAGTGACAACAGGAGTAAACGCAAGAGTCGGGAATTATTGCGTCAACTTGGGACTACTCTGTTAGTTCAACATAAAATTGTAGGTCGAGTAGAGATTATTGATAAGCCAGAGTTGCTGTGGGAGTCCCCACAGCTAGAAAACTTATATCTGCGGTTGGAGGATGAATACGAAATCCGTGAGCGTCACAATGCCTTAGAACGAAAACTAGAGCTAATTTCCCAAACTGCACAAATTGTGCTGGAGTTCATGCAGCATAGCAGTAGCCAGCGAGTAGAGTGGTATGTGGTAATTCTTATTGTGGTGGAAATTCTGCTGTCGCTGTACGACATCATTTTTAAAGGCTAA
- a CDS encoding sensor histidine kinase — protein MGQPQKPIAAEQQILSLGRVLQSLREEDDVDVLIEIIISYLQEQFDYKLIWIALYDRLNHILFGKGGIIPHKDTSFLHQKVVISPGDLLEQVVIEQHPLGVADLRAEIRAAEWRKVAEKFQIQGTIIIPIRYKDRCLGLLLLGSERWGYLLTGEAKARLMMVLGELGALLYQHEIHLQQKQAKRTDEPLLELLENLHNLSNLNQKLEVAVQATHKFISPNRTNVYWFEREGRYFWCRMSNQLVKIDPNSNTRPAAGMTVQELSDFYYALAVNQIVSVGDARSSLASHFTAKLLQRLKVRSLLAAPIIWQKNLLGFLAVESNEPRIWTETDKNFVQGAAGLISLIAPSESTESTIKQIQEDAQLTSQVAQGIYSEHDLQETLQICAKKVLARFGATRFLLLQHDTEQNNYQFIYQSQPHNRRPLKFAFDTLKELDGQLLQRSDQAVEIENLDEDLRFFNWRPLLLENGVRSLLICKCLQGQIPPALLVIAHESHRSWTTSEKELLWTVSQQIGVIIRQWQLHNRTQHQQKISQAFERSLNILAQPQNSKIEAGKKHLELTVLEQIATILGCPLAVLLSWSPGEDLAEIIPGVTSSSQFGIFADASISIRTEALIQWALDTESYLTLKVDDLPGETRKWLNTADKGQIFVMALRTNTDHETTGVVLLADTQERRWSEQSLNTTATLISQLAWWRRQKQINQLLESTTEELRQLNWYKHRRLEEIQRITAVSLSQIRDLGIPTNELTQMRYQLLLRQLDHTATSMSGLLKLEQWQLHKSWETMPIASLLKRSLERIDNLLKQQKLWIGVHGLGQPIEDGESPKSCLLPKGVPSSNPQPAMAIAGDIMKIELVIHELLINACNRSPIGGRIDIWCRRLTDHQPTDPKRNPSELGQDSAVRIRTEHRTFLELSITHNGAIEPQLLTELNKNTLKDVLAPSNLNQPPGLHLLICQNLMQELGGELNFYQLPDNRVVSRLILPLAGSDY, from the coding sequence ATGGGGCAGCCGCAAAAACCTATAGCCGCTGAACAGCAGATCCTTTCATTGGGGCGTGTCCTTCAGAGCCTCAGGGAAGAAGATGATGTTGATGTTCTGATTGAAATTATTATTTCTTATCTTCAAGAACAGTTTGACTATAAATTAATTTGGATTGCTCTTTACGATCGCCTGAATCACATCTTGTTTGGTAAAGGTGGTATCATTCCTCACAAAGATACAAGCTTTTTACACCAAAAAGTTGTTATTAGTCCTGGGGATTTATTAGAGCAAGTAGTAATTGAACAGCATCCCTTGGGTGTAGCTGATTTGCGGGCTGAAATCCGCGCCGCTGAATGGCGAAAAGTTGCAGAAAAATTCCAGATCCAAGGAACAATCATTATACCAATTCGCTATAAAGACCGTTGTTTAGGTTTGCTGTTACTGGGTTCAGAACGCTGGGGCTACCTGCTGACAGGGGAAGCAAAAGCACGTTTGATGATGGTTTTAGGCGAACTGGGCGCACTGCTTTATCAACATGAAATCCATTTGCAGCAAAAGCAAGCCAAGCGAACGGACGAGCCATTATTAGAATTGCTAGAAAATTTACACAACCTCAGTAACTTAAATCAAAAACTAGAAGTAGCGGTGCAAGCAACCCATAAATTTATCTCTCCTAATCGAACAAATGTCTACTGGTTTGAGCGGGAAGGGCGCTATTTTTGGTGTCGCATGAGCAATCAACTTGTGAAAATCGATCCCAATTCTAACACTCGACCAGCAGCGGGAATGACGGTGCAGGAATTGAGCGATTTTTATTATGCTTTGGCAGTGAACCAAATTGTTTCCGTTGGTGATGCTCGCAGTTCCTTAGCAAGTCATTTTACAGCAAAATTGCTGCAACGGTTGAAAGTGCGATCGCTCTTAGCTGCTCCAATTATCTGGCAAAAAAACTTGCTGGGTTTTCTGGCGGTGGAAAGTAATGAACCCCGCATCTGGACGGAAACAGACAAAAATTTTGTCCAAGGTGCAGCTGGGTTGATTTCCCTGATTGCTCCCAGCGAAAGCACCGAAAGCACCATCAAACAAATCCAAGAAGATGCTCAACTAACTAGTCAGGTAGCCCAAGGTATTTATAGCGAACATGACCTCCAGGAAACTTTGCAAATTTGTGCTAAGAAAGTTTTAGCTCGATTTGGTGCTACCCGCTTTTTGCTATTGCAGCATGACACCGAGCAGAATAATTATCAATTTATTTATCAAAGTCAGCCCCATAATCGCCGACCGTTAAAATTTGCCTTTGATACTCTCAAAGAATTAGATGGGCAACTTTTGCAACGTTCAGATCAAGCGGTGGAGATTGAGAACTTAGACGAAGATTTACGCTTTTTTAATTGGCGTCCCTTGTTGTTAGAAAATGGCGTGCGATCGCTACTGATTTGTAAATGCCTCCAGGGTCAAATACCACCAGCACTTTTAGTCATCGCTCATGAAAGCCATCGTTCTTGGACAACCTCAGAAAAAGAATTGCTTTGGACTGTCAGTCAACAAATTGGTGTAATTATTCGTCAGTGGCAATTGCACAACCGCACCCAACACCAGCAAAAGATTTCCCAGGCATTTGAGCGATCGCTAAACATTCTGGCACAACCGCAAAACAGCAAAATCGAAGCCGGAAAAAAACACTTAGAACTGACAGTACTCGAACAAATTGCAACGATTCTCGGCTGTCCATTAGCGGTACTACTTTCCTGGTCGCCTGGTGAAGATTTGGCAGAAATTATACCTGGAGTAACTAGCAGTAGCCAATTTGGGATTTTTGCCGATGCATCAATTTCCATTCGGACTGAGGCGCTGATTCAGTGGGCACTAGATACAGAAAGTTACCTGACTTTGAAGGTAGATGATTTGCCTGGGGAAACTCGCAAATGGCTAAATACAGCCGACAAAGGTCAAATTTTCGTGATGGCCTTACGTACTAATACTGACCATGAAACCACAGGTGTAGTTTTATTGGCAGACACTCAAGAGCGTCGCTGGTCAGAACAAAGCCTGAATACCACAGCAACTCTGATTTCTCAATTAGCTTGGTGGCGTCGTCAAAAGCAAATTAACCAACTTCTAGAGTCCACAACCGAAGAATTACGACAACTCAACTGGTACAAACACCGTCGCCTAGAGGAAATCCAAAGAATAACAGCCGTATCTCTGAGTCAAATACGTGATTTAGGCATTCCTACAAATGAACTGACTCAGATGCGCTACCAGCTTTTACTCAGGCAGTTAGACCACACAGCCACCTCCATGAGTGGATTGCTAAAACTAGAGCAATGGCAGCTACACAAGAGTTGGGAAACTATGCCCATAGCCAGTTTATTAAAGCGATCGCTCGAACGCATCGATAATTTACTCAAACAGCAAAAACTGTGGATTGGTGTACATGGTTTGGGACAACCCATTGAGGATGGAGAATCACCAAAAAGCTGTTTATTACCCAAAGGTGTTCCTAGCTCCAACCCTCAACCTGCAATGGCGATCGCAGGCGATATCATGAAAATTGAATTAGTGATCCATGAATTGTTGATTAATGCCTGTAACCGTTCTCCAATCGGCGGCAGAATTGACATTTGGTGTCGCCGTTTGACTGACCATCAGCCCACAGATCCCAAAAGAAATCCATCAGAACTTGGGCAGGATTCTGCTGTGAGAATACGGACTGAACATCGGACATTCCTAGAACTGTCGATTACACACAACGGGGCGATCGAACCACAGCTACTAACAGAGTTAAATAAAAATACACTTAAAGATGTTCTTGCCCCCTCTAACCTCAACCAACCACCAGGTTTACACCTACTAATTTGCCAAAACCTCATGCAGGAACTAGGAGGAGAGTTGAATTTCTATCAATTACCCGATAATCGCGTAGTTAGCCGATTGATTTTGCCCTTAGCGGGTAGTGATTATTAA
- a CDS encoding WD40 repeat domain-containing protein: protein MQMDWISLLKAQQSDFLQRVKKPKTYDLSLLESQVKGCHTEIMAFWGEALAKLLELSREQAEVLAKNPPPMPPEYPEPPDWTIPFPKYFQQQAQDYLLREKIVDRIITERLGKLLKKIPQDTLESITLDDEGNLSGQSKFSYVLKDNPQLGVQIYVADGESFNGIKKDKIRWTVTQEDLRNHQVLIFLCLFYPSTGKLGYEKQSILTGFLPTNQLEITEPKLYITPSNLLYAGGLSWYLESLIGKKETSPIINERTIETIQTLPPEHSLKKVVGDWECWQTLQGHNRGINCLAFSSGCNNGNTLPILASGSRGETKLWDLSKGELIDTLSEYPWVISGLVDEVNSLAFSSDGQTLVSCGADSTIKLWHVGALDLIDILHKHHGVVRCAAFTPDGRMLATGGDDRKILFWDLIHRQVAIALSLDDTAAHSLVLSRDGQTVVTGSYRKIKVWRISPQTGIKSLKDTQPLHTLMGHSHIVCSLAISTDGKLLVSGSWDQTIKIWQLETGELLHTLKGHRDRVYAIALSPDEQIIASGSADQTIKLWHLQTGELLGTFTGHGNIVTALAFTASGEMLVSGSLDKTIKIWQRS, encoded by the coding sequence ATGCAGATGGATTGGATTAGCTTACTCAAAGCTCAACAAAGTGACTTCCTTCAACGTGTGAAAAAACCCAAAACTTACGATTTGTCTTTGCTCGAAAGTCAAGTCAAAGGTTGCCACACAGAAATTATGGCATTTTGGGGCGAGGCATTGGCAAAGCTCCTAGAGCTTTCCCGCGAACAAGCGGAAGTTCTCGCCAAAAATCCGCCGCCCATGCCCCCTGAATATCCGGAACCACCGGATTGGACGATACCTTTTCCCAAATATTTCCAGCAACAAGCCCAAGATTATCTTTTACGGGAAAAAATTGTCGATCGCATCATCACTGAACGTCTAGGCAAGTTGCTCAAAAAAATCCCCCAAGACACTTTAGAAAGCATCACTTTAGATGATGAAGGAAATTTATCTGGTCAAAGCAAATTTAGTTATGTACTCAAAGATAATCCCCAACTAGGTGTTCAAATTTACGTTGCCGATGGCGAAAGTTTTAATGGTATTAAGAAAGACAAAATTAGATGGACGGTGACTCAAGAAGATTTGAGAAATCACCAAGTATTAATTTTTCTTTGTTTGTTTTATCCATCCACAGGTAAATTAGGTTACGAAAAACAGAGTATACTAACAGGCTTTTTACCTACAAATCAACTGGAAATCACTGAACCGAAACTATATATTACTCCCAGTAATTTGTTATATGCGGGGGGATTGAGTTGGTATTTAGAATCACTTATTGGCAAAAAAGAGACATCGCCAATAATTAATGAGAGGACGATAGAGACAATACAAACTCTACCACCAGAGCATTCTCTGAAAAAAGTAGTAGGTGACTGGGAATGCTGGCAAACTTTGCAAGGGCATAACAGAGGAATTAATTGCTTGGCTTTTAGTTCCGGGTGTAATAATGGCAACACCTTACCCATATTGGCAAGTGGTAGTCGTGGTGAGACAAAGCTATGGGATTTAAGCAAAGGTGAATTAATAGATACATTGTCAGAGTATCCTTGGGTGATATCTGGGCTAGTGGATGAAGTGAATTCCCTAGCTTTTAGTTCAGATGGACAGACTTTGGTGAGTTGTGGTGCAGACTCGACAATTAAACTTTGGCACGTGGGCGCTTTAGACTTAATAGATATCCTGCACAAACATCATGGCGTGGTGCGGTGCGCTGCGTTCACCCCAGATGGGAGAATGTTAGCCACTGGCGGAGATGACAGAAAAATTCTGTTTTGGGATTTGATTCACCGTCAGGTAGCGATCGCCCTTTCTTTAGATGATACAGCTGCTCATTCCCTAGTTTTGAGTCGAGACGGGCAAACAGTGGTCACAGGTAGCTATCGCAAAATCAAAGTTTGGCGCATTTCACCCCAGACAGGAATCAAAAGTTTAAAAGACACACAACCGCTGCATACCCTCATGGGTCATTCTCACATCGTTTGTTCCTTGGCAATCAGTACAGATGGTAAACTGCTTGTGAGTGGTAGCTGGGATCAAACGATTAAAATTTGGCAATTAGAGACTGGGGAATTACTTCATACCTTAAAAGGACATAGAGATAGAGTCTATGCGATCGCCTTAAGTCCCGATGAACAAATTATCGCCAGCGGTAGTGCCGATCAAACCATCAAATTATGGCATCTGCAAACCGGAGAATTGCTAGGTACTTTTACAGGCCATGGAAATATAGTTACAGCATTAGCCTTCACAGCTTCCGGCGAGATGTTGGTTAGCGGAAGTTTAGATAAGACAATTAAAATTTGGCAACGCAGTTAG